Proteins encoded together in one Bactrocera neohumeralis isolate Rockhampton unplaced genomic scaffold, APGP_CSIRO_Bneo_wtdbg2-racon-allhic-juicebox.fasta_v2 cluster11, whole genome shotgun sequence window:
- the LOC126766042 gene encoding salivary glue protein Sgs-3-like, producing the protein MDVDMPAVPTPTVRSAITVPRPGATPAPRTPAATATAPAPRSSTRPPPPSSTPVAEPQRSRCPLCRRPHRLQHCSIFRSMQPIQRQKVAQAHGHCLNCLATVHTTQECTSVTLCQLCNRPHHTMLHRTPKRPVARQLATNRSQQPSRHRRLVAPPSSRPRRNEASPRRRQYRTSNRRSTGLSSVVATLQQLQRLLG; encoded by the coding sequence ATGGATGTGGATATGCCAGCAGTGCCAACGCCAACGGTGAGGTCAGCTATAACCGTGCCACGCCCTGGGGCAACTCCAGCACCACGAACCCCAGCGGCAACCGCCACTGCACCCGCTCCTCGTAGTAGCACGAGACCACCACCACCGTCCTCAACACCCGTAGCAGAACCTCAGCGCAGCCGATGTCCCCTATGTCGGCGCCCACACCGGCTACAACATTGTAGCATTTTTCGCAGCATGCAGCCCATACAACGGCAGAAGGTTGCTCAAGCTCACGGGCACTGCCTGAACTGCTTGGCAACGGTACACACCACACAGGAGTGCACATCAGTGACCTTATGCCAACTGTGCAATAGGCCGCACCACACCATGCTGCATCGGACCCCAAAACGGCCTGTAGCGCGACAGCTTGCCACGAACCGGTCACAGCAGCCCAGTCGGCACCGAAGGCTAGTCGCTCCTCCATCGTCCAGACCAAGGCGAAATGAAGCATCCCCGCGGCGCCGGCAATATCGTACATCAAACCGTCGCTCCACTGGTCTTAGCAGCGTTGTTGCCACGCTGCAGCAATTACAGCGACTGCTAGgctaa
- the LOC126766161 gene encoding putative nuclease HARBI1, which yields MRGGKEIIYIRRHNLTVLRNKENPFSYEGIHLGSSFDFQNLYAGISFINSSRMTNSKHLFHLNFGSIFFMQWLKPVLRGKWIFRGDEPRWVGSGIIDHICKLVVKRKHGEVRFPNSVEEYNRIKTGFYSKFGIKGVIGAIDCTHVGIIAPALSNTVVPHDYMNRKGYYSINVEAVCDDELIFRHVNAKFPGSCHDSGIWTTSPARIKFIREHSDGAFKWLLGDSGYPLEPWLLTPVTNPETPNEQNFNTRHIMKPKYCQINHLLKMWEQYLKSIRGSITLEAEQHVKGSLTH from the exons ATGAGAGGAGGAAAAGAGataat CTACATTCGCAGGCACAATCTGACTGTTTTGCGAAACAAAGAAAATCCGTTTTCATACGAAGGGATTCATTTAGGAAGCTCTTTCGATTTCCAAAATCTTTATGCTGGGATCTCATTCATCAACTCAAGCCGTATGACCAACAGCAAACATCTGTTCCATTTGAACTTCGG ttctatattttttatgcaatggCTTAAACCAGTGTTGCGTGGGAAATGGATATTTCGCGGGGATGAGCCACGGTGGGTTGGCTCCGGTATAATCGACCATATTTGTAAATTGGTGGTGAAGCGTAAACACGGCGAAGTGCGTTTTCCTAATTCTGTTGAAGAATACAATAGAATTAAGACTGG attttattcgaaatttggAATAAAGGGTGTAATTGGAGCAATTGATTGCACTCATGTTGGCATAATTGCACCTGCCTTGTCAAACACAGTTGTACCGCATGATTATATGAACAGAAAAGGTTATTATAGCATTAATGTTGAAGCG GTTTGTGACGATGAACTAATTTTCCGGCACGTGAATGCAAAATTTCCCGGTTCATGTCATGACTCCGGTATATGGACTACTTCGCCAGCAAGGATAAAGTTTATAAGAGAACACTCTGATGGAGCTTTTAAATGGCTTTTGGGTGATTCGGGATATCCATTGGAGCCATGGCTTCTTACACCGGTGACAAACCCTGAAACaccaaatgaacaaaatttcaatacCAGGCATata ATGAAACCGAAATATTGTCAGATCAATCACCTCCTGAAAATGTGGGAGCAATATCTGAAATCCATTCGGGGGAGTATTACACTCGAGGCAGAGCAGCACGTCAAAGGTTCATTAAcacattaa